In the Luteitalea sp. genome, one interval contains:
- a CDS encoding UpxY family transcription antiterminator — protein MKLFRERQRGDRLDARDLQRLQTPQIDGEPRGSELRDLIGHRSRVRSLGHERFILSARWEKGDRPVFRELTPSKRGLSLFPAGMFPAGIAAWFREDYTVTLTMSDTPTPLSRWYALWTRSRHEKVVRDRLAEKDVEVFLPTIMRWSRWRDRKKEIDWPLFPGYCFARFDADDRLRILKCDGVVTIVGVHGAPSPIPDGEIDGVRQLVESELLYDPCPLIKEGTKVVVAYGPLKGVVGRLIRKGSHARLLIAVDLIGHGASVQVDAADVRVL, from the coding sequence ATGAAATTGTTCCGCGAGCGCCAACGAGGAGACCGTCTTGACGCCCGAGATCTCCAACGCCTCCAAACACCGCAGATAGATGGAGAGCCGCGCGGTAGTGAGCTCCGAGATCTGATCGGTCACCGGTCGCGTGTGCGGTCGCTTGGCCACGAGCGATTCATTCTATCGGCAAGGTGGGAAAAAGGGGACAGGCCCGTTTTCCGGGAACTAACGCCGTCGAAACGGGGCCTGTCCCTTTTCCCGGCGGGCATGTTCCCGGCGGGCATTGCAGCCTGGTTCAGGGAGGACTACACTGTGACCCTCACCATGTCGGATACTCCTACTCCGCTCTCGCGCTGGTACGCGCTATGGACGCGGTCTCGTCACGAGAAGGTGGTGCGTGACCGGCTGGCCGAGAAGGACGTCGAGGTCTTCCTCCCCACGATCATGCGGTGGAGCCGTTGGAGGGACCGCAAGAAGGAGATCGATTGGCCCCTGTTTCCAGGCTACTGCTTCGCCAGGTTCGACGCGGACGATCGCCTGCGGATCCTCAAATGTGACGGTGTGGTGACCATCGTCGGCGTGCACGGCGCGCCCTCTCCGATTCCCGACGGGGAGATTGATGGCGTGCGCCAGCTCGTCGAAAGCGAGCTCTTGTACGATCCCTGTCCCCTGATCAAGGAGGGGACAAAGGTCGTCGTGGCCTACGGTCCGTTGAAGGGCGTTGTCGGGCGGTTGATCCGGAAGGGCTCGCACGCGCGGCTCCTGATTGCCGTGGACCTCATCGGGCACGGCGCCAGTGTTCAAGTGGACGCCGCGGATGTGAGAGTGCTGTGA
- a CDS encoding redox-sensing transcriptional repressor Rex, translated as MTDQISELTTARLSIYLRCLEALEISGVKTVSSLALAEQFHLNAAQIRKDLAYFGEFGIRGVGYYVKDLKRHLREILGLDRAIKVVILGAGNLGLALADYAGFRDDGFDIVALFDIMREKIGGYSKSGVPIRSLRDLERVAQREHVEIAVNAVPAAAAQAVVDLAITAGIKAILNFSPAPIRAPRGVKLKNVDLTVSLESLSFYLAQGREE; from the coding sequence GTGACCGATCAGATCTCGGAGCTCACTACCGCGCGGCTCTCCATCTATCTGCGGTGTTTGGAGGCGTTGGAGATCTCGGGCGTCAAGACGGTCTCCTCGTTGGCGCTCGCGGAACAATTTCATCTGAACGCCGCACAGATCCGGAAGGATCTTGCATACTTTGGCGAGTTTGGGATCCGCGGCGTCGGCTATTACGTCAAGGACCTCAAACGCCACCTGCGCGAGATCCTGGGATTGGATCGCGCAATCAAGGTCGTCATCCTGGGCGCCGGCAACCTTGGGCTCGCCCTGGCCGATTACGCAGGCTTCCGCGACGACGGCTTCGACATCGTCGCGCTCTTCGACATCATGCGTGAGAAGATCGGAGGGTACTCGAAATCGGGCGTTCCGATTCGATCCCTGCGTGACCTGGAGCGCGTCGCGCAGCGAGAGCACGTCGAGATTGCCGTCAACGCGGTCCCTGCCGCCGCCGCGCAAGCGGTCGTCGATCTCGCAATCACGGCTGGCATCAAGGCCATTCTCAATTTCTCACCGGCGCCGATTCGAGCGCCGCGTGGCGTGAAGCTCAAGAATGTGGACCTGACGGTGTCACTCGAAAGCCTGTCCTTCTACCTCGCACAAGGAAGAGAAGAGTAG
- the moaC gene encoding cyclic pyranopterin monophosphate synthase MoaC has translation MVDVTEKRVTVREAVARGHIRLSPEALRLVRSGRIAKGDPLQVARVAGVMAAKQTADLIPLCHPLPLTHAAVELRARRDGYEIQATARTTAQTGVEMEALTAVAVTALTIYDMVKAVDREMVIGDIRLVEKRGGTKDA, from the coding sequence ATGGTCGATGTGACCGAGAAGCGCGTCACAGTGCGTGAGGCGGTGGCGCGCGGGCACATCCGACTGAGCCCAGAGGCGCTGCGACTCGTCCGGAGCGGCCGCATCGCAAAGGGAGATCCTCTTCAAGTGGCACGTGTGGCGGGCGTGATGGCGGCCAAGCAAACAGCTGATCTGATTCCGCTGTGCCACCCGCTGCCGCTGACGCACGCAGCCGTGGAGCTGCGTGCACGCCGGGACGGGTATGAGATCCAGGCGACGGCGCGTACCACCGCGCAAACCGGCGTGGAAATGGAGGCCCTGACAGCCGTCGCCGTTACGGCGCTCACAATCTACGACATGGTCAAGGCGGTCGATCGTGAGATGGTGATTGGCGACATCCGACTCGTCGAGAAACGTGGCGGCACGAAGGACGCGTAG